Below is a genomic region from Ailuropoda melanoleuca isolate Jingjing chromosome 8, ASM200744v2, whole genome shotgun sequence.
GACCCtcccaagaagttaaaaaaaacttctcctagactttttttttttaaacttctacctccaatctggggcacctgggtggctcagttggttaagcgtctgccttcagctcagatcatgatcccagggtcctgggatcaagccccacatcgggctccctgcttggcggggagcctgcttctccctctccctctgctcctcctgcttgtgctcgctctctaatcaaataaaatcttaaaaaaaataaaacttttacctCCAATCTGCTGACTCTCTGCTCCACCATACTCATAAGAAAGGATGGGACAGAAGGGCTATGCGTCTGGTTCGTCTTTCTACAACCCTGGAGGCTGAGTAGCCTTGAAGATAGGTTCATGGTTAAGGAGGATGCTCCCCTGCCCTCAGATCACAGCCGGAAAAAGACTCGTCCACAatcaatttaaatgtttaatttcattttcttgcgtATATTCCTTCTGTTCCAGATTTCTATCTTCCTCTCTACTTTAAAGAGTGTTAAGAGCTAAGGTTAAGTGGATTTCTGTAAATAGAGATTTTGTTTGGGTTGTGGGACTATGCGTGGattggatttttcttcttcattttccttcatgagatttaaaatttttcattaaagcattaaaaaatctGTAGACCCACTTAATGAATGACTTTTTGTTTGTCATACTAAGCATTTGTTATATGGAAAAAATTCAAGGATGTCaccaccaaaacacacacacacaaatgagaaGCAGTGTATTCTGTAGTAAAAGGTCATTTTCTGGAGTCACACTGCTTGAGGCTAAAAATCAGtttgccacttgctagctgtctAACCTTAGGCAAAGCctgaatttttttctgcctccGTTTCCATATATATACCTATCACAGGgtcattgtgaaaataaaaataatccatgtgcaggggcgcctgggtggcacagcggttaagcatctgccttcggctcagggcgtgatcccggcgttatgggatcgagccccacatcgggctcctctgctatgagcctgcttcttcctctcccgctccccctgcttctgttccctctctcgctggctgtctctatctctgtcaaataaataaataaaatctttaaaaaaaaaatccatgtgcaGTGCTTAGGGGAATACTTAGCTTATAGCAGCACTCAGATGTTAGTTACTGGCGACAACAGCTGAAAATGGAATGGTGGTTAAAATCCCTGTACTTGCAAATAAGAGAGCTgatattcaaaattaaatgatAGTCACTGCATTTGGGCGACATATCTTAGAAAGTGGAACTTGCTGATTACACATCTTAGGATACAATGCACTGCATGCTACTCAAACTGCACTTACTGGGGCCCCGAATTTAATATGGAAGCACACATGTCTCCATTCCATACATGAACATGGTCTTAAAGGCTAATGCAAACCAGAAGTTCCAAATCCCAAAAGGGtcagttctgtttctctaaatgtttggactgattttccttctttaaagattattttaaaattttaagtcatctctataccccaGATGGGGCTCAAAcgcacaaccctaagatcaagagttgcacactccatggactgagccagccaggcacccttgggCTTAttctctaaaatacatttttcaggtCAAATGTTTCCCAGAAACCTAAATGACAGAATGGAGTTGGGAAATTCGAAGACTTGCAGTTACGTCTTGACTTTATTACAAATTCAACCGTCTGCCTTTCAGCCAAATTTTGAGACACTGTTTCCTCAAACATAAAATGTGAActatttgctttcttatttcaaAGATAGCGTAAGAAGCATAGGCAACTCACAGATCTGAGGGAAGAGTTTATATCAAATTAGATATTAGCAGTCAGTGCTACTGGGCTGCCCTCCTCACATCATGATAAATCATAAAATGCTTATCTCCTTGCTCTTCCTATTTGTTCTCTCCTCTTTATTCTCATTACTGGGTAGTTAGTTCTTAATCACATAGACTTTGAGTGTGAATCAGATttgagtggggtgcctgggtggctcagttggttgagtgtctgactcttgattttggctcaggtcattatcacacggttgtgaggtcgagccccgtGTGAGGCTCCTcactcatcggggagtctgcttaagattctctctctccctctgccccttccataccccgcactctgtctctcaaataaataaatacatctttaaatgaTACAAAAAATTACCATCACACAATGAAGTACTGTGAAGTGTAGGTGATAGTCAATTTGACTAGGCAATGGGGTGTCCAAATAtctggtcaaacattattctgggtgtttctgtgagggtgtttctggatgagattaacactgaaatcagtagactgagtaaagcagattaccttccataatgtggatgggcctcatccaatcagttgagggCCTAGAGACCTAAAGGTTGACCCTCTCCTGAGTGAGAGAGAATTCTCCTGGGTGATGGCCTTCAAGCTGGAATATCAGCTCCTCCAGCCTACCGGCCTTGAGACTTGAACAGGAACATCAGGTCTGCATGGTGGACTTGCCAGCCTTCACAGCTGCCCAAgacaattccttataataaatccctTTATGTACAACATATCTCCCATTAGTTGTGTTTTCCTGGAGAATCCTAATGCAGAGCAATACCGTTATATACTGAAACTCTGCAGATTAAATTTAAGAGGATTCAAATTATGCTTGAAagccagagagaaggcagggttTTTCCACCAATGAGGGCCATATGTAGATATATTCTCAAGTCTTGGGTATTTATGGCTGAAGCAAAAATACATGTAGTACTTTCCAACACACAGCAATTTCTAGTGGCTTTTTACCTATTCCAACTTGCACCTTTGGGGATTACTTGGCTTTAGTAAATGAGTCACTTACATAGCTGAAGCTTCTTCAAGAGGGTACAGTGAACCAAGAGGGTAGAGGGCAAAAGGGCACTGAGGTTTGTGTCCTTGGGCAATCTGTCAATGGATCTTATAGAATACCATGGAGATGTTTACATCTTCTAACCATAGTCTTAGATCATGTCAAAAGCAGACTACTGCTTACAAAAGGGCAGCAACAGACAGGAAAAAGCTCATGTTCTTAGATGGAACAGTGTCCTGAGGACAGAAGACAGaccacttaaagaagaattaaatctGGAGATGATAGGAcagagaaatctctctctctctctctttttttatttttttggtaagattttagttatttatttgagagagagagtgagagagagcactagcggAGGGAAAGCAGgagtgcagggagaggcagatgcCCTGcatagcagggagcccaatgtgggtttgatcccaggaccctgggattgtgacctgagctgaaggaagacgcttaacccaccgagccacccaggtgtccctggagatGATAGGACAAGATGAGGAACCCAAATATACCTTAGTAATAGCTAAGGTAAATGAATTTGGGAAATCATTTTGGGAGTAATTCTGGCTCATTAATAGtaacaaaagaacaaatcatCACTTACTGTGGAGGGGCCTTCCTTGACCTGTagtctctttttctctgcttgtttGGTGACTCAGCTATTCTGCTCAAAGTCCAAAGCCAgggcaggggggcctgggtggctcaatcagttgagggtccaactcttgatttcagctcagttcacgatctcggggtcccggAATAAGCCCCGCACTAGTCTCCACGCCCGGAAGGGAGTCTGTGTGAGgagtctccccaccccctctcatgccctctctctcaaataaataaatcaatcttaaaaaaaaaaaattgaaaaaaagtccAAAGCCAGGGCAGTCACAATCCCACAGCTCTGTTTCAGCCCTTACTTGAGTCTCTTAAAAACACTCTGCAGGaaatgcttatgttttctttttgtccaaAGACCAGCTGAGTGGCTGGAGGGGCATCTTGTCTCAAATATGGAAACTTCTCTAGGGAAGGGCTACAACAATACTCATATTCCAAACAATTGCACCAAGACATAGCATCCAAATGataggatataatttttttttgtataatgaTATTTCTAATCATGTaaatatttcccctttttaaaaaatcttcaattgttttcccttttcttcatggGTAGGGACACAAAGAGGAATTAGttatatttcaatttcttctttaattagtTTCAGCTCTATAATACTCACCACTTACGAGAGAAAATCCAGAAGGGCCAGCCTCCAGCAATGCTTGAAAAGGCAGGTAAATCCTGAATCAgcacacaggaaaagaaaacatattcaaTTTTTCACAATGCTCACATTTCCAAGCAGTATTTGGAATCTCGTATCAAGTACTGAATTAGTATTAGGCAATTGATACTAGTAAATTAATAGATAGAATAAcatttaccttcatttttaaagaaggaatttaaaaaataggggcgcctgggtggctcagtcggttaagtgtctgccttcggctcaggtcatgatcccagggtcctgggattgagtcctgcatcaggctctctgctcggcagggagcctgcttctccctctgcctgctgctctgcctacttgtgctctctctctctgtcaaataaataagatctttaaaaaattagacaaataaataaataaaaaacaaagtctcCATTTCCCTGATACTCAAATTATtagtataaaatagtattttaataaacTCGCATTAAAAGCCAGTAACTACCATGAATACAAGacttattttgcctttatttgtGACTTTTGCAGAGGTTTAAACCagtaaataaaaatccattttcttttcacataaagGGAATTTGCTATTCCACTCTTTATTTTCAGAATCGTTGTAATAAAAACCTATTTGAAAAGGGTAACACAAAAGAGAACTTCAAGGTCTTCAAACACTGTGCAAAAGTTAGTAACTGGTATTAAAAACGGACAAACCAACCACCCTTGAAGGCCTGGCTCCTGTCTATTTCTGACATTTGGCCTCTGATCATTCTCTTGGGAGAGTAGTTTCCAAAGTCTGGGGTgtatcaaaatcacctggagagcaAACAGCGCATAGGGAAACCCAAGATCATTTACATAGGGAATGCCTGGATCTCTGCATCTTTACCAAATTCTCCAGCAATGTTTTCCAAACCAGGCTGGTCAAATGACCTGGGTagctttgaaaaacaacaacagtacaTTCCTGTACCACACCCCTGGAAATTTTGATTTGGTAGGCTTGAGTTTCAGACCCAGAAATCTTAAAACgtacacattttgttttaaaaaatttaacaaactTCCCAGGAGGTTCTGATAAGTTCGATTTGGGAACCTTTCTTAGGACACGTACTtaaagtgtctttcaaagaacTCTAGGTCTCGGAGTTCACGAAGAATATTCATAACTTTGGGTAGGTTATATATCACCATCCTGTGAGAATTCAACAAATGAAGCTGTCTAGAAGTGATTTGATACTAAAAACCCTACCCGATTTAGCACTTAAATTACTTAatgattttctgtctctctacTCTCCCCACTCAGGCAAAGGTCTGTACATAAAATTTGCTTCCTGTGGTTGGTAAGTGCTAGGCACCAAAGTGCTCAGAAGCAAGTTGCCCCATAGGATTTTGTTCTGTTaacctctccctcttccattcaGACTCCCAGGGCTGTAAGGAACAGACCAATTTCAGGGTACCACAGCCAAGCGATGTCACCTGCAGCATTAGGCATCAAGACATCAACCCAGAAACCCTGTGAACCCGCTCCCATCCCACTGGTAGGGAGATACTAGAAAACCCTAATGGGACAACTGCTTCTTTGAGGAAAGAAAGGCTCTCATCACACACAACAGGTAGTTTAAAAAGCTTGACTATTCTTGAACCCAAGACAAGAGAAAGCCAATTATGACTTTAGAAGCTTCAAAAATAGAGTGACTTTTGGGTTACCTCCTGTGACCCAGAACCCACGGATATCCAGCCCCACTCCTTGCCCTTCTCAGAATCACAGGTTTCAATTCAAAGTCCAAGACAGAAAGAATCTGAAAGCAATAACTTATGATGAATTTGGGAAATGCCCTTTGCTCTCATTTTCTTCGCATTCCAAAGTCAGATCAGACTGACATATCCACATAcatcaaatggaaaaagaaacacaaaaataggTGAGAATTACGATCCTTAAAACACAGGTGCTGACTTCTGATGCTTCCCACAAAATCCTAGATCACAAAATGAGGGATAAGGTGATCTTTCTTATACAGAAGGCACTGAGCCACAGGAGCCGACAGCAAGTAAGAACTTGGGAGACACACACGAGTCCCAGGTCTTTCCTTAGTGACGACGGTCCTCCTCCCTGGACAGCTGGCAGGAGACAGTTCAAATGTACTTATTAAGATTGCTGGGTGGGCGTACGAAGGGAAGAGATGAAAAGACCTCCTAAACGCAGGAGGGAAAACAAGCCAGACGCTATTAGCAGCAGCCCCAGCTAGAGGAGGGCTTGGTCTGTAGATTGATATAGTCCCCTTGGGTGGATAAAGACATATCTTCTCTGGAATTGCTCATCATCTTTTCAATTAGGActctaaaaagcaaacaaacaaaagactgaTAAATTATCACCAGATGGCATTCAGTCAAGCCATGAGGTTTAAATGCCCCTTTGTCCCCAGTTATCTCGGGAAAAAGGAGAGTATCCCTGACCTTCAGGAGCTGGCATTCTAGGGGCTCAGTCTGCTCTTGTTTGCTCAGAAGCAAGAAAAGAAGGTCCAAGGGGCACGGCAGAAGATAAGTAAACCTGTGTGTCTAACCCTAGAACATGCACTACTCACCGCATGgcctcattaatatttttgttctcCTTGACTGATGTTTCCGTCCAACCGGTGAAACCATTCTCTTTACTGAAACGGTCAACTTGGTCTCTGCTCACTGCCCAAGGGGACAGGTCACACTGGCAAAGAGAGTAGATAAAAGGCAACACCATAAACTTCTGGAGAATAGGAACACTGCTCAGACACTTCTGGATGTAAAACCTTTCCACCAATGGCTAGAACACCAGCATCTAAAATCTGGCCAACATTCTTCCCAAAGAAAGTCCCAGCATCCCCTGAAAGAAGGTAGAGATGATTTTGCCAACTTGAGAAGGGGAAATGGATGCCCGGAATCAGAAAGCATTTTAGACATGTTCACTCTCTGACCacagagagaggtgaggggccATTTTTCCAGACTGACCACATACTTTGTTGGCCAAGAGCAGGCAGGGCACGGGCTCTCCATTAGGCAGCGTGAGCTTGCTGTCCAAGTCCTGTTTCCATCTCTGGCTGTTGCTGAAGGTCATGGCGTTGGTCACATCAAACATAATAACGCAGGCTGAGGCATCCCGATAGTACAGTCGAGTCATGGAGGTGAAGCGTTCCTGccctggaaagaaaggagggagccCCCGAGAAGGGGATACCAAGAACCAGTCTCAGAACCCCTTCGGATACCCTGCCCTTTCTACCTCGTTGTCGGGGAGGGCAACAGGCACCATGGCTGGGTCCAGATTCTGCACCCAGACCGCCCAAGTCCAAATCCCTGCTCTGTCATTTACTGTCTGTATGACTTTGGCCAAGTGAAGCTCTCAGTGCTTCAGACTTCTCATCAGTGGAGCGAGGATAGAAGCAGTAGCTTTTCTCACAAGGCTGTGATGAGGATTAATGACTCACTGAATCTCAAATACTCAGGAAAGTGCTTAGCATGTAGTAAACGccacctattattattattattgtatctATTTTCCGGGGATTTTGTTTCTCCCCAACATCAGCTGAAACGCTGGAAGAAGCACCTTCCCTCTGCTGTGAGAGCACCCACCTATGGTCTGGACAGTCTACCACCTTGCTAGCCGCCCCCCCACATTCATCCAGGGCAAAACATCTACGGACAATATCTACAAGCACTCTACATCCGCCCAGCTTACGAATCCTCTGAACAACTCAGTCATTCCAGCTCCAGAAAAAACCTTctggttttggggcacctgggtggctcagtacgttaagcgtctgccttcggctcaggtcatgatcccagggtcctgggatcgagccctcatcaggctccctgcccaggggggagtctgcttctctctgcccctccgcccctctccccgctcgtgcttctctctctctctctcaagtaaataaatatatacaatcttaaaaaataaaaaccccaaaaaacaaacttctGGTTTTGCTACCCCACTTTTCTGAGAGCTTGCTGATTAAACCAAAATTTCCTCCCTTGCCGCTCTCCCGTCTTCCCCGCCTACCTGCGATGTCCCACAGCTGGAGCCGCACCATCTCCGAGTCAGACCACTGGAGAACCTTCAGAGCAAAATCCACTGAAAACACACGTACAATTGAATAAaacttaccttaaaaaaatccatgaataagCTCAGATCAAATATGCAGTTATAACCGTAGAGACACACCACTCCCATcctatgtatctatttatttttaagctctcAATGGGTTGAGATgagcccacacacacacattaagtGTGGATCagccaattctttctttttaaaacattttatttatttatttaaagattttattaattttttatttgagagagagagagaatgagagagagagagcacgagaggcaggagggtcagaaggagaagcagacaccctgctgagcagggagcccgatgtgggactcgatgctgggactccaggatcaagacctgagccaaaggcagtcgcttaaccaactgagccacccaggagccccctttttaaaaaacatttaaaattttatcattatcattattgttattttttaagtgaactctacccccagggtggggcttgaactcgagACCCCAAGCTCAGGATTCTTGTGGTCTTCCGACTGGAGCTGCCAGGTGCCTCCCGGTGCCTCTGGCACAGATAATTCATCACCACTCTCTAATGGTGTCTTCAGCTTTTACACTCTTGACAAACTGATTTATTTGATACTGCTTGTCTCTAAGGCTGGGGATAGGAGGGTGGGAGCAATTATGAAAACAACTCCTAATCTCAAGTTAAACAGCTTCTGGAAGGTCTAGGGGTTTTTCTAGGGGAAGGGATGATAGGGCAAAAGGGGGAAATG
It encodes:
- the RAB29 gene encoding ras-related protein Rab-7L1 isoform X1, whose protein sequence is MGCRDHLFKVLVVGDAAVGKTSLVQRYSQDSFSKHYKSTVGVDFALKVLQWSDSEMVRLQLWDIAGQERFTSMTRLYYRDASACVIMFDVTNAMTFSNSQRWKQDLDSKLTLPNGEPVPCLLLANKCDLSPWAVSRDQVDRFSKENGFTGWTETSVKENKNINEAMRVLIEKMMSNSREDMSLSTQGDYINLQTKPSSSWGCC
- the RAB29 gene encoding ras-related protein Rab-7L1 isoform X2 translates to MGCRDHLFKVLVVGDAAVGKTSLVQRYSQDSFSKHYKSTVGGQERFTSMTRLYYRDASACVIMFDVTNAMTFSNSQRWKQDLDSKLTLPNGEPVPCLLLANKCDLSPWAVSRDQVDRFSKENGFTGWTETSVKENKNINEAMRVLIEKMMSNSREDMSLSTQGDYINLQTKPSSSWGCC